GTGCGCGAGGAGAGAGATCAACGACTGATTCATGCTCTGCATGTGATAGAAGTTGACCGAGTTCTCCATCTCCTCGAGGATTTCCTTGATTTCGCCATTATCGATGTGCTTTGAGATCTTGGGCGAGTTGACCAGGATTTCAAGTGCCGGGAGGCGTTCCTTGCCTTCGGCATCCTCCAGGAGCTGCATCGATACTATCGCTCTGAGGACGAGTGCGAGCTGGCTCCGTACCTGATTCTGCTGATCGACCGGGTAGGAGTCGATGATGCGATCGACAGTCTGGGCGGCGTTGTTCGTATGCAGGGTCGAAAAGACAAGGTGCCCAGTTTCGGCAGCTGTGATTGCCGTCGACATCGTCTCGAGGTCACGCATTTCACCGACCATGATGACGTCGGGATCCTGACGCATACAGTTCCTGAGTGCTTCGTGGAAGTTTGGAGTGTCGGTGCCGACCTCGCGTTGCGAGAGGGTTGCCTTGTCGTCCTGGAAGAGAAACTCGATCGGGTCCTCAATCGTGACGACGTGGCATGGACGTGCCTTCGAGATCATATCGATCATCGATGCCAAAGTCGTCGATTTTCCGGATCCGGTAGGACCCGTGATCAGAACCAATCCCCCGGGATACCGGGTGAAAGTCCCGATGACATCCGGAAGGTTCAATTCTTCGACGCTTTGAATGTCAAACGGCACCCGCCGAAAGACGCCCGCCATCGTGCCCCTCTGCATGTAGATGTTGCACCTGAAACGGGCGATACCGGGCACCCCGTAGCCCATGTCCACGGCCTGTTCCTTCTCGAATCGGGCGCGTTGGCCGGGTTTCATGATGTCGCCCAGCATTTGCTCCACTTCGTCCGGCTGCAAGGGGTTCGCCTTGATCGGAATCAACCGTCCCTGGATTCGCAGGAGCGGTGGCCGCATGGGCTTGATATGGAGGTCTGATGCCCCCTTCTTCGTCATGAACATGAGAAGTTCGTTGAGCTCCACCAACCCTCCTCGGGGCCTCGATATCCACCTTCGAGATTAACATATGGGGTTGCGACCTTTTGTGATCCCGATGCATCTTGTAAGGATGATGAGCACAGGGAAAGGGTTCTTTGCAGAGGTCGATGACGTGACGCTGGCAAGGGCGAGGCGCGGGGACATCGACGCTCTCGAGGGTTTGTACCGGGTCTTTTCGTTGCCTGTTCACACCATTGCGACACGGATCTGCAGATCTCGTGATGAAGCTGAAGAAGTTCTTCAGGAGACCTTCCTCGAGGTTTCACGCAGCATTGGCACTTTTCGAGGTGAGGGGGCCCTTGGAGCCTGGGTGCGCCGCATCGCAGTCTCCAAGGCATTGACATCCATGCGTCGCCGGCGCCGCGAAACAGCGGCCGGGTTTTCCAAAGGCGATGTCGACCACCTCGCGAAGGGGCCTGCCTGCGATGGGACGGTCGGCTGGAAGAGAATCGATCTCGAAAGGGCACTGGCACGTCTGCCGGATGTGGCGAGGGCGGTTGTCTGGCTCCATGACGTCGAGGGTTTCACTCATGCCGAGATCGCCGGCTTCTTTGGCCGTTCAGAGAGTTTTTCGAAATCGCAGCTTTCCCGCGCGCACGAGAAATTGAGATCGTGGCTCGGGTTGGCTGGAGGTACTTCATATGCATCCGACAACGGAAGAACTGCTGGTATTGCGCGACGGTGAGGACGCCGAAGAGACGGCGCGTCACCTCGAGGAGTGTGACGAGTGCCGCAATCGGCTGGAGGAGCTTCGAGCTGTTTCGAGCGCGCTCAAGGAACTGGCTCAGGTCCCACCGCCAGAGGACTCGTGGACGGAGATCCGAAAGAGGGCGATTGGCAAGAGGCGGAGGCCGGTTGGCCTCCAGGTGGGTGTCGCCGCGGCGGTCCTGCTGGCAGTTGCTGTGGCGGCGATGGTCGGGCATTTCGGGGGAGAGAACGGATTCCCCGAAAGAGCTGAATCTGCCGGAACCCGTGAGGCCATCGAGCAGCTGTCGAGTGCATCTCGGGAGCTCGAGCTTCTGTTGAGGGATTCCTCGCTTCAGTCACCGGTCCTGAGCACCCAGAGGGCCGCGATGATCGTGGAGCTCGAGGATCGGATCGCAGTCGTCGACCTGATCCTGGCCCAGAGCTCCTTTGAACAGGATGAACGCACCGTCGTGCTGTGGAGCGATCGCGTCGAGCTTCTGGACGCACTGGTCGCCGCCCGCAGCGGGCAGATCCCCATTGGCGGGATCGTCCATGCAGTCAATGAAGGGAGTCAACGATGAAGAATATTCTGATCGGGGTGTTTTTGATTCTTGTTGCGGGAGCGCTACCGGCTGTGGCAGTTTCCGACGGCGTTCAGGAAGACCGGACCGATTCCAGAAACCCGCACAGGGAGCTGCGCGAGGCGGTAGCCGAGATCCGTTCGCAATACGCAACCGGCGACAGATCGTTCACTGCCCCCAGGATCGCGGGCATGAGCTCGAACATGCGGCTCGGCATTATCCTCGGCGGGAGCTGGCATCAGGCCCGCGAAGAGGCGGCGGGAGCCGCGATCATGGCGGTGACTCCTGGGAGCCCGGCAGAAGAAGCCGGTTTGATGGCAGGCGATGTTGTGATCAGCTTCAACGGAGAGCCGCTGTTTGAACAAGGTCTTGAGCTGCCAGTGGCGTCGATGAAGGCATCGCAGCGCCTGGTGGAGCTTGCCCGTGACCTCGAGAATGGCGATGCCGTGGTCCTCGAATACATCCGAGATGGCTCCACGCACCAGGCCGACCTGGTGGCGCGCGAAATTGACTTCGGTCCAATGCTCGGCAAGCTGCCCGACCACGAGGATCTGGCGGGACTCTACCGTGGCCAGCTGGCCTTCGCCCACCCGGGCGACGGCAAATGGTTCCTTCCACGGACGTGGCTCGACATGGAGCTGGTTGCCCTCAACCCCGGGCTTGGCGAGTATTTCGGGGTGGACAGCGGAGTCCTGGTGGTGCGGGGCCCGGATGACGGGGATACACTTGCCCTCGAGAGCGGTGATGTCATCTTGGGGATCGGTGGTCGCCAAGTGCGTAGCCCTGAACACGCGATGCGCATCTTGCGCTCCTACGAACCGGACGAGGAGCTCACCGTCGAGATCATTCGCCACGGTCGATCGGAGACTCTGACCGGCACGGTCCCGAGTGTGCCGATCCAATTCGACTTCGAATTTCGGGACGCGGGGATACCTGCCGACCACTGATCGTCAGATTCTGCCGCGAGGATGCGTGCTGTCGGTCGGCGATGTCAGTTCTGTCGGCCGATGGAAGTGGCCCGTCGAACGAGAAGTCGGTACAATGCCCGGATGAAGGTCTACACGAGAAAAGGAGACGCGGGAGAAACCTCTCTTCTTTCGGGCGAGCGCGTCCGCAAGGAAAATCCCCGCGTGGAGGCGTACGGTGCGGTCGACGAGCTGTGCTCGCTAGTTGGTCTGCTCCGGAGCGAGTTGCTGCCCGAAGATCTCGATAAGCGGCTGATGGCGGTCCAGGAGGTCCTCTTCGAAATCGGTGCCACGTTGGCCGATCCCGAGGACCATATGGACCACGATTCACGGTCATGGGATGCGGCGCCGATCGAGGAGTGGATCGACCTCATGGATCGGGAGCTCGATCCGCTGAGATCCTTTATTCTCCCCGGGGGCAGCAGGGCCTCCTCGATCGCGCATCTCGCCCGCGTTGTGTGTCGACGCGCTGAGAGGCGGGTTGTCGCCCTGGACGGAACTGGAAGCGCGGTGCCGCAGGGTGTTCTGGCATATCTCAACCGGCTGTCTGACGCCTTGTTTACGCTGGCTCGCGTGATCAATGCTCGGGCCGGTATTCCGGAGACCGAGTGGCGTTCTGACGGCTTGACGGACCCTCCCTGATACAATCGCGAACTTGTGGAGGGGAAGAGTTCGGCCGATTGCCGGTTGTGTCGTCGGCAGACGCGAATCAGTGGAACACTCGGATCCTCGGAGATACCAGATTTCGACCTTGCGAGCCGTGCCGCCTTCTGAAGGGATGGCGGTGAGGAGTAACGCTTAGATGCAACACGTGACCCTCAGCGAGGGCCATCTCGAACAGCTTTTCGGCACCCGTGATGAGAACCTGCGATACCTCGAAGAACGCCTCGGGGTTACGGTTGCTGCCCGGGGGCCCGAGGTCCAGGTGACCGGGAGTAAAGAATCAGAGATGATCGCCAGCAGGATTCTTGAATCCTTCGACCGCATGCTGGCCTCCGGTGGAGCGGTCACGAAGGAGGAATATCGGACCGGCGTGCGTGTGCTCGAAGAAGACGCGGGCGTTGACCTGGTGGATTTCTTCCTCGACGCGTCGATCGCGACTTCTCTCCGGCGTTACGTGACTCCGAGGAACCTCAACCAACGGCTCTTCATCCGCTCGGTGGCCTCCCATGATTACGTCTTTGTCACCGGCCCCGCGGGGACCGGTAAGACCTACCTCGCGGTGGCCTTGGCTGCGGCCGCGCTGATGGACAAGCAGGTGCGGCGCATCGTATTGGTCCGACCTGCTGTGGAGGCCGGGGAGCGGCTCGGCTTCCTGCCAGGTGACCTCGTCGAGAAGATCAATCCCTACCTGCGCCCGGTCTACGACGCACTCTACGACATCCTCGGTTATGAAAAGGTCTCCAAACTCCTCGATCGCCAGGTCATCGAGATAGCCCCGCTAGCGTTCATGCGAGGGAGAACCCTCAACGACGCGTTCATCATTCTTGACGAGGCTCAGAACACCACCCACGAGCAGATGAAGATGTTCCTCACGCGCATGGGATTCCACTCCAAGACGGTCATAACGGGCGACATCACACAAATCGATCTGCCAGGTGCCCGTTCGTCGGGTCTTGTCGAAGCTCTCGAGATCTTCGATGGTGTCGAGGGTTTTGCGTTTATCCGTTTCACACATCGAGACGTCGTGCGCCATCCCCTGGTGCAGGATGTCGTCGATCGTTACTCGCGGTGGGAAAAGAAGACGCGAGAAACAAACGGTGAGCGCTCATGAAAAACAACGGCAACAATCAGGCTGAGGGCAGGAGGTCGAACACGCGCATCAAGCGTGGCCTTGAGGAGGGTGCGAGTTGGTGGGATCGTGTGCTCAACCTTCCGGTTCTCTGGGCTGTCATCGCCATCATCGGTTGCACGTGGCTGGTGAATCCGCGAGTTGGCAGTGGCCCGCCGGATTGGCAGCCCGGCGAAGTTGCCAGTTTCGATCTCGTTATCCCGGTTGACATCACGCTACCGGACGAGGCGGCAACCAGAGCTGCCCGGGAAGAAGCAACTGCTTCGGTACTTCCCGTTTACGATCTCGAGCCGAGACTGAAGATCGAGCTGCAAAACGAGCTTCATATTCTGTTCGAGGGGTGTCGGGCGAGGCAGGACGGCGGAGACGAAATCGTCAATCTGGGATCGATCACCGACCTTCGTGCCACTGAAGAGTTGTTACGGATTCTGGATTCGTCTTCGTGTTCTGAATCTCTCGAGAATGCCCTGGTCAGTGTGGTCGGCCAGACGTACCGTGACCATATTGT
This genomic window from Acidobacteriota bacterium contains:
- a CDS encoding PilT/PilU family type 4a pilus ATPase, whose protein sequence is MELNELLMFMTKKGASDLHIKPMRPPLLRIQGRLIPIKANPLQPDEVEQMLGDIMKPGQRARFEKEQAVDMGYGVPGIARFRCNIYMQRGTMAGVFRRVPFDIQSVEELNLPDVIGTFTRYPGGLVLITGPTGSGKSTTLASMIDMISKARPCHVVTIEDPIEFLFQDDKATLSQREVGTDTPNFHEALRNCMRQDPDVIMVGEMRDLETMSTAITAAETGHLVFSTLHTNNAAQTVDRIIDSYPVDQQNQVRSQLALVLRAIVSMQLLEDAEGKERLPALEILVNSPKISKHIDNGEIKEILEEMENSVNFYHMQSMNQSLISLLAHNKITYEQAIDASAEPDELSLKLREMFPSIEERFREGEMAPSPADFSQITELLETKRLYEEMEERHRAKIEEKDEQIEALEADLTALRQQIEETSGSTDELRREAEIARSEVQRAREESQQKINALNERIRELNQQIQGNGGKSSSGFFKR
- a CDS encoding RNA polymerase sigma factor, encoding MMSTGKGFFAEVDDVTLARARRGDIDALEGLYRVFSLPVHTIATRICRSRDEAEEVLQETFLEVSRSIGTFRGEGALGAWVRRIAVSKALTSMRRRRRETAAGFSKGDVDHLAKGPACDGTVGWKRIDLERALARLPDVARAVVWLHDVEGFTHAEIAGFFGRSESFSKSQLSRAHEKLRSWLGLAGGTSYASDNGRTAGIARR
- a CDS encoding PDZ domain-containing protein, producing MKNILIGVFLILVAGALPAVAVSDGVQEDRTDSRNPHRELREAVAEIRSQYATGDRSFTAPRIAGMSSNMRLGIILGGSWHQAREEAAGAAIMAVTPGSPAEEAGLMAGDVVISFNGEPLFEQGLELPVASMKASQRLVELARDLENGDAVVLEYIRDGSTHQADLVAREIDFGPMLGKLPDHEDLAGLYRGQLAFAHPGDGKWFLPRTWLDMELVALNPGLGEYFGVDSGVLVVRGPDDGDTLALESGDVILGIGGRQVRSPEHAMRILRSYEPDEELTVEIIRHGRSETLTGTVPSVPIQFDFEFRDAGIPADH
- a CDS encoding cob(I)yrinic acid a,c-diamide adenosyltransferase, with amino-acid sequence MKVYTRKGDAGETSLLSGERVRKENPRVEAYGAVDELCSLVGLLRSELLPEDLDKRLMAVQEVLFEIGATLADPEDHMDHDSRSWDAAPIEEWIDLMDRELDPLRSFILPGGSRASSIAHLARVVCRRAERRVVALDGTGSAVPQGVLAYLNRLSDALFTLARVINARAGIPETEWRSDGLTDPP
- a CDS encoding PhoH family protein, with translation MQHVTLSEGHLEQLFGTRDENLRYLEERLGVTVAARGPEVQVTGSKESEMIASRILESFDRMLASGGAVTKEEYRTGVRVLEEDAGVDLVDFFLDASIATSLRRYVTPRNLNQRLFIRSVASHDYVFVTGPAGTGKTYLAVALAAAALMDKQVRRIVLVRPAVEAGERLGFLPGDLVEKINPYLRPVYDALYDILGYEKVSKLLDRQVIEIAPLAFMRGRTLNDAFIILDEAQNTTHEQMKMFLTRMGFHSKTVITGDITQIDLPGARSSGLVEALEIFDGVEGFAFIRFTHRDVVRHPLVQDVVDRYSRWEKKTRETNGERS